The following coding sequences lie in one Mus musculus strain C57BL/6J chromosome 11, GRCm38.p6 C57BL/6J genomic window:
- the Eme1 gene encoding crossover junction endonuclease EME1 isoform X2: MEGGGQLLGALQAMECSCVIEVQAIPRSITWRRRRTELVELPVAERGATGSIPFPCLNEDGDDWMEEPTILVLVLAEVFMSMAYNLKQASPSSTEKGKETLRSFVTDVTAKTGKALSLVIVDQEKCFRPQNPPRRRKSGMANKQAKAKHQQRQESSTGLMVSRADMEKALVDLQLYTEAQAWMVQSWKELADFTCAFTKAVAEAPFKKLRDQVTFSFFLEKDWAGGMKVDQSGRGLALIWRRQIQQLNRVSSEMASAIVDAYPSPQLLVQAYQRCFSEQERQNLLADIQVRRGEGVTATSRRVGPELSRRIYLQMTTAQPDLILDSVD; encoded by the exons ATGGAAGGTGGGGGCCAGCTCCTGGGAGCGCTGCAGGCCATGGAGTGCAGCTGTGTGATTGAAGTCCAGGCCATACCTCGAAGCATcacttggaggaggaggaggacagagcTGGTAGAG TTGCCTGTTGCAGAGAGAGGAGCAACTGGTAGCATCCCTTTCCCCTGCCTGAATGAG GATGGAGATGACTGGATGGAAGAGCCAACAATCCTGGTGTTGGTCCTGGCAGAGGTCTTCATGTCCATGGCCTACAACTTAAAGCAG GCAAGTCCTAGCAGCACCGAGAAAGGGAAGGAGACCCTTCGGAGCTTTGTAACTGATGTCACAGCAAAGACGGGGAAAGCATTGTCACTGGTGATTGTGGACCAGGAGAAATGCTTCAG GCCTCAGAATCCCCCGAGGAGAAGGAAATCAGGAATGGCAAATAAACAGGCCAAAGCGAAGCATCAGCAGAGGCAAGAGTCTAGCACGGGACTCATGGTGTCCAGGGCAGACATGGAGAAG GCACTGGTGGATCTGCAGCTTTATACAGAAGCCCAGGCGTGGATGGTGCAGAGCTGGAAGGAGCTGGCGGACTTCACCTGTGCATTTACAAAGGCTGTGGCTGAAGCACCCTTCAA GAAGCTCCGGGATCAAGtcaccttttccttcttcctggagAAAGACTGGGCTGGAGGGATGAAAGTGGACCAGTCCGGCAGGGGACTGGCACTGATCTGGAGGCGGCAGATCCAGCAGCTGAACCGAGTCAGCTCGGAGATGGCCAGTGCTATTGTGGACGCCTATCCCTCACCACAGCTCCTGGTGCAG GCTTATCAGCGGTGTTTCTCTGAGCAAGAACGTCAGAATTTGCTGGCTGACATACAAGTGCGACGTGGGGAAGGTGTGACAGCCACCTCCCGCCGTGTTGGGCCAGAATTATCCAGGCGGATCTACCTTCAAATGACCACAGCGCAACCAGATCTCATCTTAGACAGTGTTGACTGA
- the Mrpl27 gene encoding 39S ribosomal protein L27, mitochondrial, which translates to MAAAALTLRTRAAVTALLSPTAPTALAVRHASKKTGGSSKNLGGKSRGKHYGIKKMEGHYVHAGNILGTQRQFRWHPGAHVGLGRNKCLYALEEGIVRYTKDVYVPNPKNTEAVDLVTSLPKGAVLYKTFVHVVPAKPEGTFKLVDML; encoded by the exons ATGGCGGCGGCGGCGCTTACGCTGAGGACGCGGGCAGCAG TGACAGCCCTGCTGAGCCCCACAGCACCCACAGCACTCGCTGTCAGACATGCATCCAAGAAGACAGGTGGCAGCTCTAAGAACCTTGGTGGGAAATCACGAGGCAAACACTACGGCATCAAGAAAATGGAAG GTCACTACGTTCACGCTGGCAACATCCTTGGCACTCAGCGTCAGTTTAGATGGCACCCGGGAGCCCAT GTGGGGCTTGGGAGGAACAAGTGCCTGTATGCCCTGGAGGAGGGGATAGTCCGCTACACGAAAGATGTCTACGTGCCCAATCCCAAAAACACGGAGGCTGTGGATCTGGTCACTAGTCTGCCCAAGGGTGCTGTGCTCTACAAGACTTTTGTCCACGTGGTTCCTGCCAAACCTGAGGGAACCTTCAAACTAGTGGACATGCTTTGA
- the Eme1 gene encoding crossover junction endonuclease EME1 isoform X4 produces MEGGGQLLGALQAMECSCVIEVQAIPRSITWRRRRTELVEDGDDWMEEPTILVLVLAEVFMSMAYNLKQASPSSTEKGKETLRSFVTDVTAKTGKALSLVIVDQEKCFRPQNPPRRRKSGMANKQAKAKHQQRQESSTGLMVSRADMEKALVDLQLYTEAQAWMVQSWKELADFTCAFTKAVAEAPFKKLRDQVTFSFFLEKDWAGGMKVDQSGRGLALIWRRQIQQLNRVSSEMASAIVDAYPSPQLLVQAYQRCFSEQERQNLLADIQVRRGEGVTATSRRVGPELSRRIYLQMTTAQPDLILDSVD; encoded by the exons ATGGAAGGTGGGGGCCAGCTCCTGGGAGCGCTGCAGGCCATGGAGTGCAGCTGTGTGATTGAAGTCCAGGCCATACCTCGAAGCATcacttggaggaggaggaggacagagcTGGTAGAG GATGGAGATGACTGGATGGAAGAGCCAACAATCCTGGTGTTGGTCCTGGCAGAGGTCTTCATGTCCATGGCCTACAACTTAAAGCAG GCAAGTCCTAGCAGCACCGAGAAAGGGAAGGAGACCCTTCGGAGCTTTGTAACTGATGTCACAGCAAAGACGGGGAAAGCATTGTCACTGGTGATTGTGGACCAGGAGAAATGCTTCAG GCCTCAGAATCCCCCGAGGAGAAGGAAATCAGGAATGGCAAATAAACAGGCCAAAGCGAAGCATCAGCAGAGGCAAGAGTCTAGCACGGGACTCATGGTGTCCAGGGCAGACATGGAGAAG GCACTGGTGGATCTGCAGCTTTATACAGAAGCCCAGGCGTGGATGGTGCAGAGCTGGAAGGAGCTGGCGGACTTCACCTGTGCATTTACAAAGGCTGTGGCTGAAGCACCCTTCAA GAAGCTCCGGGATCAAGtcaccttttccttcttcctggagAAAGACTGGGCTGGAGGGATGAAAGTGGACCAGTCCGGCAGGGGACTGGCACTGATCTGGAGGCGGCAGATCCAGCAGCTGAACCGAGTCAGCTCGGAGATGGCCAGTGCTATTGTGGACGCCTATCCCTCACCACAGCTCCTGGTGCAG GCTTATCAGCGGTGTTTCTCTGAGCAAGAACGTCAGAATTTGCTGGCTGACATACAAGTGCGACGTGGGGAAGGTGTGACAGCCACCTCCCGCCGTGTTGGGCCAGAATTATCCAGGCGGATCTACCTTCAAATGACCACAGCGCAACCAGATCTCATCTTAGACAGTGTTGACTGA
- the Eme1 gene encoding crossover junction endonuclease EME1 isoform 1 (isoform 1 is encoded by transcript variant 1) — translation MALRRLSLSRLSTESDSEDLPTFAFLKKEPSSTNRKPPQRAKNIVVVTSDSEASCPPSPGLKGPPCVPSAAGAPPQAGPVRVLSSSSEDEDVFVPLAERITCKLLTSKQLCPELSSSSLKTGLDGQNNASAPCDWKRQPWPKIPDVPLHGALEKSAANDEDSLLDDQCRQLPTYQATCRELAVSKTNSDRPLPKKRTKHIQTVQSGGSQGCWRPGQASRKENTPRQHERKKKAEMIKRLKAQRPEECLKHIVVVLDPVLLQMEGGGQLLGALQAMECSCVIEVQAIPRSITWRRRRTELVELPVAERGATGSIPFPCLNEDGDDWMEEPTILVLVLAEVFMSMAYNLKQASPSSTEKGKETLRSFVTDVTAKTGKALSLVIVDQEKCFRPQNPPRRRKSGMANKQAKAKHQQRQESSTGLMVSRADMEKALVDLQLYTEAQAWMVQSWKELADFTCAFTKAVAEAPFKKLRDQVTFSFFLEKDWAGGMKVDQSGRGLALIWRRQIQQLNRVSSEMASAIVDAYPSPQLLVQAYQRCFSEQERQNLLADIQVRRGEGVTATSRRVGPELSRRIYLQMTTAQPDLILDSVD, via the exons ATGGCTCTAAGAAGGTTATCCCTGTCTCGCCTCTCCACGGAGAGTGATTCTGAGGACCTGCCCACATTTGCCTTTTTGAAGAAGGAACCATCTTCAACCAACAGGAAGCCACCTCAGAGGGCGAAGAACATAGTGGTTGTCACCTCAGATTCTGAAGCCTCCTGTCCTCCATCACCAGGCCTCAAAGGTCCACCATGTGTCCCCAGTGCAGCTGGAGCTCCCCCACAAGCAGGGCCAGTCAGAGTGCTAAGCAGTAGCAGTGAGGACGAAGATGTATTTGTCCCCCTAGCTGAGAGGATCACATGTAAGCTTTTGACGAGCAAGCAGCTGTGCCCTGAGCTCTCTAGCTCCTCACTTAAAACAGGTTTGGATGGCCAAAATAATGCCAGCGCACCATGTGACTGGAAAAGGCAACCATGGCCAAAGATTCCCGATGTTCCCCTCCACGGTGCCTTAGAGAAGAGTGCTGCAAATGATGAGGACTCTCTCTTAGACGATCAGTGTCGTCAGCTTCCAACCTACCAGGCTACCTGCAGGGAGCTGGCAGTCTCCAAAACAAATTCCGACCGACCTCTACCCAAGAAGAGAACCAAGCATATTCAGACGGTCCAGAGCGGAGGCTCTCAGGGATGCTGGCGACCGGGACAGGCAAGCAGGAAGGAAAACACCCCGAGGCagcatgaaagaaaaaagaaggcagaGATGATCAAGAGGCTCAAAgcccagaggccagaggaatGCCTGAAGCACATCGTGGTGGTGCTGGATCCAG TGCTTTTACAGATGGAAGGTGGGGGCCAGCTCCTGGGAGCGCTGCAGGCCATGGAGTGCAGCTGTGTGATTGAAGTCCAGGCCATACCTCGAAGCATcacttggaggaggaggaggacagagcTGGTAGAG TTGCCTGTTGCAGAGAGAGGAGCAACTGGTAGCATCCCTTTCCCCTGCCTGAATGAG GATGGAGATGACTGGATGGAAGAGCCAACAATCCTGGTGTTGGTCCTGGCAGAGGTCTTCATGTCCATGGCCTACAACTTAAAGCAG GCAAGTCCTAGCAGCACCGAGAAAGGGAAGGAGACCCTTCGGAGCTTTGTAACTGATGTCACAGCAAAGACGGGGAAAGCATTGTCACTGGTGATTGTGGACCAGGAGAAATGCTTCAG GCCTCAGAATCCCCCGAGGAGAAGGAAATCAGGAATGGCAAATAAACAGGCCAAAGCGAAGCATCAGCAGAGGCAAGAGTCTAGCACGGGACTCATGGTGTCCAGGGCAGACATGGAGAAG GCACTGGTGGATCTGCAGCTTTATACAGAAGCCCAGGCGTGGATGGTGCAGAGCTGGAAGGAGCTGGCGGACTTCACCTGTGCATTTACAAAGGCTGTGGCTGAAGCACCCTTCAA GAAGCTCCGGGATCAAGtcaccttttccttcttcctggagAAAGACTGGGCTGGAGGGATGAAAGTGGACCAGTCCGGCAGGGGACTGGCACTGATCTGGAGGCGGCAGATCCAGCAGCTGAACCGAGTCAGCTCGGAGATGGCCAGTGCTATTGTGGACGCCTATCCCTCACCACAGCTCCTGGTGCAG GCTTATCAGCGGTGTTTCTCTGAGCAAGAACGTCAGAATTTGCTGGCTGACATACAAGTGCGACGTGGGGAAGGTGTGACAGCCACCTCCCGCCGTGTTGGGCCAGAATTATCCAGGCGGATCTACCTTCAAATGACCACAGCGCAACCAGATCTCATCTTAGACAGTGTTGACTGA
- the Mrpl27 gene encoding 39S ribosomal protein L27, mitochondrial isoform X1, which produces MAAAALTLRTRAAGHYVHAGNILGTQRQFRWHPGAHVGLGRNKCLYALEEGIVRYTKDVYVPNPKNTEAVDLVTSLPKGAVLYKTFVHVVPAKPEGTFKLVDML; this is translated from the exons ATGGCGGCGGCGGCGCTTACGCTGAGGACGCGGGCAGCAG GTCACTACGTTCACGCTGGCAACATCCTTGGCACTCAGCGTCAGTTTAGATGGCACCCGGGAGCCCAT GTGGGGCTTGGGAGGAACAAGTGCCTGTATGCCCTGGAGGAGGGGATAGTCCGCTACACGAAAGATGTCTACGTGCCCAATCCCAAAAACACGGAGGCTGTGGATCTGGTCACTAGTCTGCCCAAGGGTGCTGTGCTCTACAAGACTTTTGTCCACGTGGTTCCTGCCAAACCTGAGGGAACCTTCAAACTAGTGGACATGCTTTGA
- the Eme1 gene encoding crossover junction endonuclease EME1 isoform 2 (isoform 2 is encoded by transcript variant 2): MALRRLSLSRLSTESDSEDLPTFAFLKKEPSSTNRKPPQRAKNIVVVTSDSEASCPPSPGLKGPPCVPSAAGAPPQAGPVRVLSSSSEDEDVFVPLAERITCKLLTSKQLCPELSSSSLKTGLDGQNNASAPCDWKRQPWPKIPDVPLHGALEKSAANDEDSLLDDQCRQLPTYQATCRELAVSKTNSDRPLPKKRTKHIQTVQSGGSQGCWRPGQASRKENTPRQHERKKKAEMIKRLKAQRPEECLKHIVVVLDPVLLQMEGGGQLLGALQAMECSCVIEVQAIPRSITWRRRRTELVEDGDDWMEEPTILVLVLAEVFMSMAYNLKQASPSSTEKGKETLRSFVTDVTAKTGKALSLVIVDQEKCFRPQNPPRRRKSGMANKQAKAKHQQRQESSTGLMVSRADMEKALVDLQLYTEAQAWMVQSWKELADFTCAFTKAVAEAPFKKLRDQVTFSFFLEKDWAGGMKVDQSGRGLALIWRRQIQQLNRVSSEMASAIVDAYPSPQLLVQAYQRCFSEQERQNLLADIQVRRGEGVTATSRRVGPELSRRIYLQMTTAQPDLILDSVD, from the exons ATGGCTCTAAGAAGGTTATCCCTGTCTCGCCTCTCCACGGAGAGTGATTCTGAGGACCTGCCCACATTTGCCTTTTTGAAGAAGGAACCATCTTCAACCAACAGGAAGCCACCTCAGAGGGCGAAGAACATAGTGGTTGTCACCTCAGATTCTGAAGCCTCCTGTCCTCCATCACCAGGCCTCAAAGGTCCACCATGTGTCCCCAGTGCAGCTGGAGCTCCCCCACAAGCAGGGCCAGTCAGAGTGCTAAGCAGTAGCAGTGAGGACGAAGATGTATTTGTCCCCCTAGCTGAGAGGATCACATGTAAGCTTTTGACGAGCAAGCAGCTGTGCCCTGAGCTCTCTAGCTCCTCACTTAAAACAGGTTTGGATGGCCAAAATAATGCCAGCGCACCATGTGACTGGAAAAGGCAACCATGGCCAAAGATTCCCGATGTTCCCCTCCACGGTGCCTTAGAGAAGAGTGCTGCAAATGATGAGGACTCTCTCTTAGACGATCAGTGTCGTCAGCTTCCAACCTACCAGGCTACCTGCAGGGAGCTGGCAGTCTCCAAAACAAATTCCGACCGACCTCTACCCAAGAAGAGAACCAAGCATATTCAGACGGTCCAGAGCGGAGGCTCTCAGGGATGCTGGCGACCGGGACAGGCAAGCAGGAAGGAAAACACCCCGAGGCagcatgaaagaaaaaagaaggcagaGATGATCAAGAGGCTCAAAgcccagaggccagaggaatGCCTGAAGCACATCGTGGTGGTGCTGGATCCAG TGCTTTTACAGATGGAAGGTGGGGGCCAGCTCCTGGGAGCGCTGCAGGCCATGGAGTGCAGCTGTGTGATTGAAGTCCAGGCCATACCTCGAAGCATcacttggaggaggaggaggacagagcTGGTAGAG GATGGAGATGACTGGATGGAAGAGCCAACAATCCTGGTGTTGGTCCTGGCAGAGGTCTTCATGTCCATGGCCTACAACTTAAAGCAG GCAAGTCCTAGCAGCACCGAGAAAGGGAAGGAGACCCTTCGGAGCTTTGTAACTGATGTCACAGCAAAGACGGGGAAAGCATTGTCACTGGTGATTGTGGACCAGGAGAAATGCTTCAG GCCTCAGAATCCCCCGAGGAGAAGGAAATCAGGAATGGCAAATAAACAGGCCAAAGCGAAGCATCAGCAGAGGCAAGAGTCTAGCACGGGACTCATGGTGTCCAGGGCAGACATGGAGAAG GCACTGGTGGATCTGCAGCTTTATACAGAAGCCCAGGCGTGGATGGTGCAGAGCTGGAAGGAGCTGGCGGACTTCACCTGTGCATTTACAAAGGCTGTGGCTGAAGCACCCTTCAA GAAGCTCCGGGATCAAGtcaccttttccttcttcctggagAAAGACTGGGCTGGAGGGATGAAAGTGGACCAGTCCGGCAGGGGACTGGCACTGATCTGGAGGCGGCAGATCCAGCAGCTGAACCGAGTCAGCTCGGAGATGGCCAGTGCTATTGTGGACGCCTATCCCTCACCACAGCTCCTGGTGCAG GCTTATCAGCGGTGTTTCTCTGAGCAAGAACGTCAGAATTTGCTGGCTGACATACAAGTGCGACGTGGGGAAGGTGTGACAGCCACCTCCCGCCGTGTTGGGCCAGAATTATCCAGGCGGATCTACCTTCAAATGACCACAGCGCAACCAGATCTCATCTTAGACAGTGTTGACTGA
- the Eme1 gene encoding crossover junction endonuclease EME1 isoform X3: MALRRLSLSRLSTESDSEDLPTFAFLKKEPSSTNRKPPQRAKNIVVVTSDSEASCPPSPGLKGPPCVPSAAGAPPQAGPVRVLSSSSEDEDVFVPLAERITCKLLTSKQLCPELSSSSLKTGLDGQNNASAPCDWKRQPWPKIPDVPLHGALEKSAANDEDSLLDDQCRQLPTYQATCRELAVSKTNSDRPLPKKRTKHIQTVQSGGSQGCWRPGQASRKENTPRQHERKKKAEMIKRLKAQRPEECLKHIVVVLDPVLLQMEGGGQLLGALQAMECSCVIEVQAIPRSITWRRRRTELVELPVAERGATGSIPFPCLNEVI, encoded by the exons ATGGCTCTAAGAAGGTTATCCCTGTCTCGCCTCTCCACGGAGAGTGATTCTGAGGACCTGCCCACATTTGCCTTTTTGAAGAAGGAACCATCTTCAACCAACAGGAAGCCACCTCAGAGGGCGAAGAACATAGTGGTTGTCACCTCAGATTCTGAAGCCTCCTGTCCTCCATCACCAGGCCTCAAAGGTCCACCATGTGTCCCCAGTGCAGCTGGAGCTCCCCCACAAGCAGGGCCAGTCAGAGTGCTAAGCAGTAGCAGTGAGGACGAAGATGTATTTGTCCCCCTAGCTGAGAGGATCACATGTAAGCTTTTGACGAGCAAGCAGCTGTGCCCTGAGCTCTCTAGCTCCTCACTTAAAACAGGTTTGGATGGCCAAAATAATGCCAGCGCACCATGTGACTGGAAAAGGCAACCATGGCCAAAGATTCCCGATGTTCCCCTCCACGGTGCCTTAGAGAAGAGTGCTGCAAATGATGAGGACTCTCTCTTAGACGATCAGTGTCGTCAGCTTCCAACCTACCAGGCTACCTGCAGGGAGCTGGCAGTCTCCAAAACAAATTCCGACCGACCTCTACCCAAGAAGAGAACCAAGCATATTCAGACGGTCCAGAGCGGAGGCTCTCAGGGATGCTGGCGACCGGGACAGGCAAGCAGGAAGGAAAACACCCCGAGGCagcatgaaagaaaaaagaaggcagaGATGATCAAGAGGCTCAAAgcccagaggccagaggaatGCCTGAAGCACATCGTGGTGGTGCTGGATCCAG TGCTTTTACAGATGGAAGGTGGGGGCCAGCTCCTGGGAGCGCTGCAGGCCATGGAGTGCAGCTGTGTGATTGAAGTCCAGGCCATACCTCGAAGCATcacttggaggaggaggaggacagagcTGGTAGAG TTGCCTGTTGCAGAGAGAGGAGCAACTGGTAGCATCCCTTTCCCCTGCCTGAATGAGGTAATCTGA
- the Xylt2 gene encoding xylosyltransferase 2, whose product MVASARVQKLVRRYKLAIATALAILLLQGLVVWSFSGLEEDEPGEKGRQRKPRPLDPGEGSKDTDSSAGRRGSAGRRHGRWRGRAESPGVPVAKVVRAVTSRQRASRRVPPAPPPEAPGRQNLSGAAAGEALIGAPGFPQHGDTGSVEGAPQPTDNTFTPKCEIVGKDALSALARASTKQCQQEIANVVCLHQAGNLMPKSVPRHCQLAGKMSPGVQWEEIRAQQPVGGPPVRIAYMLVVHGRAIRQLKRLLKAVYHEQHFFYIHVDKRSNYLYREVVELAQHYENVRVTPWRMVTIWGGASLLRMYLRSMKDLLEIPGWTWDFFINLSATDYPTRTNEELVAFLSKNRDKNFLKSHGRDNSRFIKKQGLDRLFHECDSHMWRLGERQIPAGIVVDGGSDWFVLTRSFVEYVVYTDDPLVAQLRQFYTYTLLPAESFFHTVLENSPACASLVDNNLRVTNWNRKLGCKCQYKHIVDWCGCSPNDFKPQDFLRLQQVSRPTFFARKFESTVNQEVLEILDFHLYGSYPPSTPALKAYWENIYDVADGPGGLSDVLLTAYTAFARLSLRHAATAVSPLATAVCRFEPRGLPSSVHLYFYDDHFQGYLVTQAVQPSAQGPAETLEMWLMPQRSLKLLGHSDQASRLQSLEVGTEWDPKERLFRNFGGLLGPLDEPVAMQRWARGPNLTATVVWIDPTYVVATSYDITVDADTEVTQYKPPLSLPLRPGAWTVRLLQFWEPLGETRFLVLPLTFNRKLPLRKDDASWLHAGPPHNEYMEQSFQGLSGILNLPQAEALEEAARRHTELTGSALEAWTDGELSNFWSVAGLCAIGPSACPSLELCRLTSWSSLSPDPKSELGPVKADGRLR is encoded by the exons aaagggaggcagaggaagccaCGGCCACTAGACCCTGGGGAGGGCTCTAAGGACACAGACAGCTCTGCGGGGCGTAGGGGCAGCGCTGGGAGAAGGCACGGACGCTGGCGGGGCCGCGCTGAGAGCCCAGGTGTGCCCGTGGCCAAGGTGGTGCGGGCAGTAACCAGTCGGCAGAGGGCCAGCCGACGGGTGCCCCCGGCCCCACCTCCGGAGGCACCAGGCCGCCAGAACCTGAGCGGAGCGGCGGCCGGGGAAGCACTGATAGGGGCCCCAGGCTTCCCACAGCATGGAGACACAGGGAGTGTGGAGGGTGCCCCCCAGCCCACGGACAACACCTTCACTCCGAAGTGTGAGATTGTGGGCAAGGACGCACTGTCAGCACTGGCCCGGGCCAGCACCAAGCAGTGTCAACAGGAGATCGCTAATGTAGTGTGCCTGCACCAAGCTGGGAACCTAATGCCCAAGTCTGTGCCCCGGCACTGCCAGCTGGCTG GCAAGATGAGCCCTGGCGTCCAATGGGAAGAGATCCGGGCCCAGCAGCCTGTTGGTGGCCCTCCAGTACGCATCGCCTACATGCTGGTGGTTCACGGCCGTGCTATCCGCCAGCTGAAGCGTCTTCTGAAGGCCGTCTACCATGAGCAACACTTCTTTTATATACATGTGGACAAG CGTTCCAACTACCTGTACCGGGAGGTAGTGGAACTGGCCCAGCACTACGAGAATGTGCGGGTGACACCTTGGCGCATGGTCACCATCTGGGGCGGGGCCAGCCTTCTGAGGATGTATCTGAGGAGCATGAAGGACCTTCTGGAAATTCCTGGCTGGACCTGGGACTTCTTCATCAACCTGAGTGCCACTGACTATCCAACGAG GACGAATGAGGAGCTGGTAGCATTCTTATCCAAGAACCGGGACAAGAATTTCCTCAAGTCACATGGGCGAGACAATTCCAG GTTCATTAAGAAGCAAGGCCTGGACCGGCTTTTCCATGAGTGTGATTCCCACATGTGGCGCCTGGGTGAACGGCAGATCCCGGCAGGCATTGTGGTGGATGGTGGCTCTGACTGGTTTGTGCTGACACGCAGCTTTGTGGAATATGTGGTGTATACAGATGACCCCCTCGTGGCCCAGCTTCGCCAGTTCTATACATACACATTGCTTCCGGCTGAG TCATTCTTCcacacagtgctggagaacagCCCGGCCTGTGCGAGCCTGGTGGACAACAACCTGCGGGTCACCAACTGGAACCGCAAGCTGGGCTGCAAATGCCAGTACAAGCACATCGTGGACTGGTGCGGCTGCTCCCCCAACGACTTCAAGCCACAGGACTTCCTGAGGCTTCAG CAAGTCTCCAGACCCACCTTCTTTGCCCGGAAGTTCGAGTCGACTGTGAACCAGGAAGTCCTGGAAATTTTGGACTTCCATCTATATGGCAGCTACCCACCCAGCACACCAGCCCTCAAAGCCTACTGGGAGAACATCTACGACGTGGCCGATGGCCCTGGCGGACTCAGCGACGTCCTACTCACAGCCTACACAGCCTTTGCCCGTCTCAGCCTGCGTCATGCTGCCACTGCTGTATCCCCACTGGCCACTGCAGTCTGCAG GTTTGAGCCCAGGGGGTTGCCGTCCAGCGTGCACCTGTATTTCTATGACGACCATTTCCAGGGCTACCTGGTGACGCAGGCGGTGCAGCCCTCAGCCCAGGGGCCAGCAGAGACACTTGAGATGTGGCTGATGCCCCAGAGGTCGCTGAAGCTGTTGGGGCACAGTGACCAGGCCAGCCGGCTCCAGAGTCTGGAG GTTGGTACTGAGTGGGACCCCAAAGAACGTCTCTTCCGGAACTTTGGGGGCCTGCTGGGACCACTGGATGAGCCCGTAGCCATGCAGCGCTGGGCCCGGGGCCCCAACCTCACAGCCACTGTGGTCTGGATTGACCCCACCTATGTTGTGGCCACATCGTATGACATCACGGTAGATGCGGATACCGAAGTCACGCAGTACAAGCCTCCACTGAGCCTGCCACTGCGGCCGGGAGCCTGGACTGTCCGCTTGCTTCAGTTCTGGGAACCCCTGGGTGAGACCCGCTTCCTCGTGCTGCCGTTGACGTTCAACCGCAAACTACCTCTCAGGAAAG ATGATGCCAGCTGGCTGCATGCGGGACCACCCCACAACGAATACATGGAGCAGAGTTTCCAGGGCCTAAGTGGCATCCTGAATCTGCCTCAGgcagaggccctggaggaggCTGCCCGGAGGCACACAGAGCTCACGGGTTCTGCACTTGAGGCCTGGACAGATGGGGAACTGAGCAATTTCTGGTCTGTGGCAGGATTGTGTGCCATAGGACCTTCTGCTTGTCCCTCCCTGGAGCTCTGCAGACTGACCAGCTGGAGCTCTCTGTCTCCTGACCCCAAGTCAGAGCTGGGGCCTGTCAAAGCTGACGGGCGACTCAGGTAG